In one window of Massilibacterium senegalense DNA:
- a CDS encoding acyl-CoA dehydrogenase: MNLVFTEEQQMMRKMVRDFAQNEISPIIEKMEETDEFPMEVIKKMSELGLMGIPIPEEYGGSEMDFTSYIIAIHELSRVSATVGVILSVHTSVGTNPILYFGNEEQKKKYVPKLAAGEYIGAFALTEPGAGSDAASLKTRAVKDGDHYVLNGSKIFITNGGVADTYVVFAVTDPEKAHHGISAFIVEKDTPGFFIGKKEKKMGLHGSNTVELSFEDCRVPAENLLGEEGMGFKIAMGNLDVGRIGIAAQALGIAEAALEEATEYAKERVQFGKPIGRQQGVGFKLADMATEVEAAKLLVYRAAQLKALGKSCGIEASMAKLFASKTAVKVTTEAIQVFGGYGYTTEYPVERFFRDAKITEIYEGTSQIQRLVISRQLLK, encoded by the coding sequence ATGAATCTAGTATTTACTGAAGAACAGCAAATGATGCGGAAAATGGTCCGTGATTTTGCCCAAAATGAAATTTCTCCAATTATCGAAAAAATGGAAGAAACAGATGAATTTCCGATGGAAGTAATTAAAAAAATGTCAGAACTTGGACTTATGGGTATTCCAATTCCAGAAGAATATGGCGGAAGTGAAATGGATTTCACCTCTTATATTATTGCGATCCATGAGCTATCGCGCGTAAGTGCTACGGTAGGCGTAATCTTATCGGTTCATACGTCTGTAGGTACGAACCCAATTCTTTATTTTGGTAACGAAGAGCAAAAGAAGAAATATGTTCCAAAGCTTGCGGCTGGTGAATATATCGGAGCTTTTGCGTTAACAGAACCAGGAGCGGGAAGCGATGCGGCTAGCTTAAAAACACGTGCTGTAAAAGATGGCGACCATTATGTACTGAATGGTTCAAAAATCTTTATTACAAACGGCGGTGTTGCGGATACGTATGTTGTTTTTGCTGTGACTGATCCAGAAAAAGCACATCATGGGATTTCAGCATTTATCGTTGAAAAAGACACACCAGGATTTTTCATCGGGAAAAAAGAAAAGAAAATGGGTCTTCACGGCTCTAATACGGTAGAATTATCTTTTGAAGACTGCCGCGTACCAGCGGAAAATCTTCTTGGTGAAGAAGGCATGGGCTTTAAAATTGCTATGGGTAACCTTGATGTAGGTCGTATTGGAATCGCAGCGCAAGCGTTAGGAATTGCAGAAGCGGCGCTAGAAGAAGCGACGGAATATGCAAAAGAACGTGTGCAATTCGGTAAACCAATCGGTCGTCAACAAGGGGTAGGCTTTAAACTAGCAGATATGGCAACAGAAGTAGAAGCGGCAAAACTATTAGTCTATCGTGCTGCTCAACTAAAAGCACTAGGAAAATCATGTGGAATCGAAGCTTCAATGGCCAAACTATTCGCTTCTAAAACAGCGGTAAAAGTAACAACAGAAGCAATTCAAGTGTTTGGTGGTTACGGGTATACAACAGAATATCCAGTAGAACGCTTCTTCCGTGATGCAAAAATTACAGAAATTTATGAAGGTACAAGTCAAATTCAACGACTTGTTATTAGTAGGCAATTATTAAAATAG
- a CDS encoding acetyl-CoA C-acetyltransferase, with the protein MGKTVIVSGARTPFGKFGGGLQPLSAAQLGGIAIREAINRANIADTDIDELIFGNVLQGGQGQIPSRQASREAGLPWELKTETINKVCASGLRSITLADQIIRAGDAEVVVAGGMESMSNAPYFVKNARWGARMGATKFDDLMIHDGLTCSFTGAHMGTYGDSVAAELGLTRQEQDEWSFRSHDLAVKAIESGKFAEEIVNVSVPQRKGDPVVIRNDESPRPTTTVEVLSKLKPVFSKEGTITAGNAPGINDGAAALIIMDEERAKRENREILATIVAHEAMATEAKDFPKTPGYAINNLLQKTGKTADDVKLYEINEAFAAVALASIKIANLDPNRVNVNGGAVALGHPIGASGARIVLTLIHELRRQGGGLGVAAICSGGGQGDAIMVEV; encoded by the coding sequence ATGGGTAAAACGGTAATTGTAAGCGGTGCACGGACGCCGTTTGGTAAGTTTGGTGGAGGATTACAGCCACTTTCGGCTGCACAATTAGGTGGGATTGCAATTCGTGAGGCGATTAATCGTGCGAACATCGCGGATACAGATATTGATGAACTTATTTTTGGTAACGTTTTACAAGGTGGGCAAGGTCAAATTCCTTCTCGTCAAGCTTCAAGAGAAGCAGGTCTTCCTTGGGAACTAAAAACAGAAACGATTAACAAAGTATGTGCATCAGGTCTTCGTAGTATTACACTTGCTGACCAAATCATTCGTGCTGGCGATGCAGAAGTAGTAGTAGCTGGTGGAATGGAATCGATGAGTAACGCTCCGTACTTTGTGAAAAATGCTCGTTGGGGCGCACGTATGGGGGCAACAAAATTTGATGATTTAATGATCCACGACGGATTAACTTGTTCGTTTACAGGTGCTCATATGGGAACATACGGTGACTCTGTAGCTGCTGAACTAGGGTTAACGAGACAAGAACAAGACGAGTGGTCATTCCGTAGTCATGATTTAGCTGTAAAAGCAATCGAAAGTGGAAAATTTGCAGAAGAAATTGTAAACGTATCCGTTCCACAACGGAAAGGTGATCCAGTTGTGATTCGTAACGACGAATCACCACGTCCTACTACAACAGTAGAAGTTTTATCAAAATTAAAACCAGTCTTCAGTAAAGAAGGTACGATTACTGCTGGAAACGCACCTGGTATTAACGACGGTGCCGCTGCTTTAATCATTATGGATGAAGAGCGCGCAAAACGCGAAAACCGTGAAATCTTAGCAACAATTGTTGCACATGAAGCAATGGCAACAGAAGCGAAGGATTTTCCAAAAACACCAGGATATGCGATAAATAATTTGTTACAGAAAACAGGAAAAACTGCAGATGATGTCAAATTATATGAAATAAATGAAGCATTTGCTGCGGTTGCGCTTGCAAGTATCAAAATTGCAAATCTTGATCCAAATCGTGTAAACGTTAATGGTGGTGCCGTTGCTTTAGGTCACCCAATTGGCGCGAGTGGAGCACGTATTGTATTAACGTTAATTCACGAATTACGTCGTCAAGGCGGAGGCTTAGGTGTAGCTGCTATTTGTTCTGGTGGCGGTCAAGGTGACGCAATCATGGTAGAAGTGTAA
- the cls gene encoding cardiolipin synthase yields the protein MTHTPFSLDLSGVNSKKTVFFTKHSGTISFITTGNQLMKNLQNDLLCATSSIDMLFYIVRNDTYGDKIIDLLLKKAQQGVQVRLLLDWVGSIFIHRSTIRRLQKGGVNVCFSNKSFFSIQQRNHRKITVIDQQIGYLGGFNIGKEYVSQTAIYGYWRDFHLRFEGDGVCTLHKQFMDDWSSANKKEFSPTTNTPNLKKGNLNFSLIGTNGEIVEDIYLSLFQQASQEIIIATPYFIPTKRLLDALMDACRKRIRVIIVVPYRNDHPLVGDVANIYFQPLLKSGAKIYRFIPGFYHTKATVIDRKICNVGTSNFDRRSFFLNAEMNCIIEDEPFAKQVAAAIQKDCDFSEPLTLDILQNKTPFQKTKQTVGKWIEKYL from the coding sequence ATGACACATACCCCTTTTTCCCTTGATTTATCAGGGGTTAACTCTAAAAAAACCGTATTTTTCACCAAACACTCCGGTACCATTTCGTTCATTACAACAGGCAATCAATTAATGAAAAATTTGCAAAATGACCTATTATGCGCTACTTCATCGATTGATATGCTTTTTTATATCGTTCGTAACGATACATACGGCGATAAAATCATCGATCTTCTCTTAAAAAAAGCACAGCAAGGGGTTCAAGTGCGCCTTTTACTCGATTGGGTTGGAAGTATTTTCATTCACCGTTCCACGATTCGTCGTTTACAAAAAGGTGGTGTAAACGTTTGCTTTAGCAACAAGTCTTTCTTTTCTATTCAACAACGAAATCATCGAAAAATCACCGTCATCGATCAACAAATTGGATATTTAGGAGGGTTTAATATCGGCAAAGAATACGTCAGCCAAACCGCTATTTACGGATATTGGCGTGATTTTCACCTTCGCTTCGAAGGCGATGGTGTCTGCACGTTACACAAACAATTTATGGATGATTGGAGCAGTGCCAATAAAAAAGAGTTCTCTCCCACAACAAATACCCCAAATCTCAAAAAAGGAAACTTAAATTTCTCATTAATTGGTACAAATGGTGAAATTGTTGAAGATATTTACCTATCCCTTTTTCAACAAGCTAGTCAAGAAATCATCATTGCTACCCCTTACTTTATACCTACAAAACGGTTGTTAGATGCCCTGATGGACGCTTGTCGAAAAAGAATTCGCGTCATCATCGTCGTCCCATATCGAAATGACCATCCATTAGTTGGCGACGTGGCAAATATTTATTTTCAACCTTTATTAAAAAGTGGCGCCAAAATTTATCGCTTCATCCCAGGTTTTTATCATACAAAAGCAACCGTCATTGACCGAAAAATTTGCAATGTCGGAACGTCTAACTTCGATCGAAGAAGCTTTTTTTTAAATGCAGAAATGAACTGCATTATCGAAGACGAACCATTCGCAAAGCAAGTCGCAGCAGCCATCCAAAAAGACTGCGATTTCTCCGAACCCCTAACACTAGACATCCTCCAAAACAAAACGCCTTTCCAAAAAACAAAACAAACAGTAGGAAAATGGATAGAAAAATATTTATGA
- the argS gene encoding arginine--tRNA ligase has product MNIIENVQAQLKEAIKEAVVKAALATEEQLPEIILETPKDKAHGDYATNIAMQLARVAKKAPRMIAEGIQANLDLQKASVKKVEIAGPGFINFFMNNAYLTDLIPTILQNGEAYGACDVGGGKKVQVEFVSANPTGSLHLGHARGAAVGDSLCNILDKAGYDVSREYYINDAGNQINNLAKSLEARYYEALGLENEMPEDGYYGADIIAFGKQLAEEHGKALLEKSEEERFAFFRSYGLKHELDKIKHDLEKFRVGFDVWYSETSLYETGKVETALEELAKRNETFEEDGALWFESTKYGDDKNRVLVKSDGSYTYLTPDIAYHLDKFNRGFEELINIWGADHHGYIPRMKAAMEALGYTPEQLNVIIIQMVSLFQAGEKVKMSKRTGKAVTLHELMEEVGVDAMRYYFAMRSPDTHLDFDMDLAVSKSNENPVYYVQYAHARVCSILRQGKELGFSYENELDLTHVNSEKEMDLLKKMGDFSKAVAEAAEKRSPHRIVNYVYELAATLHSFYNAEKVVNENDQAKSEARLALMRAVQITLQNACRLIGVSTPEKM; this is encoded by the coding sequence ATGAATATTATCGAAAATGTCCAAGCACAGTTAAAAGAAGCGATTAAAGAAGCAGTAGTAAAAGCAGCGCTTGCAACAGAAGAACAACTACCAGAGATTATTTTAGAAACACCAAAAGATAAAGCACACGGAGATTACGCAACGAATATCGCGATGCAACTGGCACGTGTGGCGAAAAAAGCGCCGCGGATGATTGCAGAAGGTATTCAAGCGAATCTTGATTTACAAAAAGCATCGGTAAAAAAAGTAGAAATTGCCGGACCTGGCTTTATTAACTTTTTTATGAACAATGCGTATTTAACCGACTTAATTCCAACAATTTTACAAAACGGGGAAGCGTACGGTGCATGCGACGTTGGTGGCGGTAAAAAAGTTCAAGTAGAATTCGTATCTGCGAACCCAACAGGAAGCTTACATTTAGGACATGCGCGCGGGGCAGCAGTAGGCGATTCACTATGTAACATTTTAGATAAAGCAGGCTATGACGTTTCTCGTGAATATTACATAAATGACGCTGGGAATCAAATTAATAATTTAGCGAAAAGTTTAGAAGCTAGATATTACGAAGCACTCGGATTAGAAAATGAAATGCCAGAAGACGGATATTACGGGGCAGACATTATTGCCTTCGGAAAACAATTGGCAGAAGAACATGGAAAAGCATTACTAGAAAAATCAGAAGAAGAACGATTCGCATTTTTCCGTTCATATGGTTTAAAACATGAGTTAGATAAAATTAAACATGATTTAGAAAAATTCCGCGTCGGCTTTGACGTGTGGTATTCTGAAACATCGTTATATGAAACAGGAAAAGTAGAAACAGCATTAGAAGAATTAGCAAAACGAAACGAAACATTTGAAGAAGACGGTGCGCTTTGGTTTGAATCAACCAAATACGGCGATGATAAAAACCGAGTACTAGTGAAAAGCGATGGATCATACACGTATCTAACACCGGATATTGCGTATCATTTAGATAAATTTAACCGTGGCTTTGAAGAGTTAATCAACATTTGGGGAGCAGACCATCACGGCTACATTCCACGTATGAAAGCAGCAATGGAAGCGCTCGGGTACACACCGGAACAACTAAACGTTATTATCATTCAAATGGTAAGCTTATTCCAAGCAGGCGAAAAAGTGAAAATGAGTAAACGTACCGGAAAAGCGGTAACCCTTCATGAATTGATGGAAGAAGTAGGCGTAGATGCGATGCGTTATTATTTTGCAATGCGTAGCCCAGACACTCATTTAGATTTTGATATGGACCTTGCTGTATCGAAATCAAATGAAAATCCAGTATACTACGTTCAATATGCGCATGCGCGTGTATGCAGTATTTTGCGTCAAGGAAAAGAACTCGGCTTCTCCTATGAAAATGAGTTAGACTTAACACACGTGAACAGTGAAAAAGAAATGGATTTATTAAAGAAAATGGGAGACTTCTCAAAAGCGGTAGCGGAAGCAGCAGAAAAACGTTCACCACACCGTATCGTGAACTATGTGTATGAACTAGCAGCAACGCTTCATAGTTTTTATAATGCAGAAAAAGTAGTAAATGAAAATGACCAAGCAAAAAGTGAAGCTCGCTTAGCTTTAATGCGCGCTGTACAAATCACATTACAAAATGCATGTCGCTTAATCGGCGTATCTACACCTGAAAAAATGTAA
- a CDS encoding 3-hydroxybutyryl-CoA dehydrogenase, with translation MAEIKKVFVVGAGQMGSGIAQVCAQAGFDVVLHDIKDEFVERGMNNINKNLSRQVEKGRMTEDEKQAVLNNLSRSTDVQNAKDVDLVIEAAVENMEIKSQLFKQLDEITPAHAILATNTSSLPITEIAAVTNRPEQVIGMHFMNPVPVMKLIEVIRGLATTDEVYQTIEDMSKKLGKVPVEVNDFPGFISNRILLPMINEAIYAVYEGVATVEAVDEVMKLGMNHPMGPLRLADFIGLDTCLSIMEILHEGLGDSKYRPCPLLRKYVAAGWLGDKTGKGFYDHSKN, from the coding sequence ATGGCTGAAATTAAAAAAGTATTTGTTGTTGGTGCAGGACAAATGGGTTCTGGAATCGCGCAAGTGTGTGCACAAGCTGGCTTTGATGTGGTACTTCACGATATTAAAGACGAGTTTGTAGAACGTGGAATGAATAACATTAATAAAAACTTATCTCGTCAAGTGGAAAAAGGTCGCATGACAGAAGATGAGAAACAAGCTGTGCTAAATAATTTATCACGCTCAACAGACGTTCAAAACGCTAAAGACGTGGATCTTGTCATTGAAGCAGCAGTGGAAAATATGGAAATTAAAAGCCAATTGTTTAAACAATTAGACGAAATTACACCGGCGCACGCTATTTTAGCGACCAATACATCAAGTTTACCAATTACAGAAATTGCAGCGGTAACAAATCGCCCTGAGCAAGTAATTGGGATGCATTTCATGAACCCGGTACCTGTGATGAAACTGATTGAAGTGATTCGTGGGTTAGCAACAACAGATGAAGTCTATCAAACAATTGAAGACATGTCGAAAAAACTAGGAAAAGTTCCTGTTGAAGTAAACGACTTCCCAGGCTTTATTTCAAATCGTATTTTACTTCCGATGATCAACGAAGCAATTTACGCTGTTTATGAAGGGGTAGCAACAGTAGAAGCGGTAGATGAAGTCATGAAATTAGGAATGAATCATCCAATGGGACCACTAAGATTAGCAGACTTTATCGGTCTTGATACATGCTTATCTATTATGGAAATTCTCCATGAAGGACTTGGAGATAGTAAATATCGCCCTTGTCCATTATTAAGAAAATATGTAGCAGCTGGTTGGTTAGGTGACAAAACAGGTAAAGGTTTCTACGACCACTCTAAAAACTAA
- a CDS encoding (Fe-S)-binding protein: MNTLLVINWIAFLAVTVYGIALFAYLVKSRVEFIKLGKKAEWDYTVKERLNKVWIYVFGQKKLMKDKKSGIMHVMMFYGFLLVQFGAIDFIWKGLKPESHLPFGPLYPGFTFFQEIVTLVILVAVLMAYYRRYVEKLVRLKRGWKAGLVLIFIGTLMLSVLLGNGAEIVWHDMEYSWTSPIASVIAMALAPLGKTAAIGIFYVAWWIHLVVLLTFLVYIPQGKHAHLIAAPANVYLGPTHKVGQLSKIDFESAMAAMEESEDAEAEVEQPSFGVGKVEDFNQKQLVDLYSCVECGRCTSMCPATGTGKMLSPMDLIIKIRDHLTEKGAAVTGKQPWVPTFAFANTEGNRLAKQSASDPQFKYEINLIGDVITEEEIWACTTCRNCEDQCPVLNEHVDKIIDLRRYLVLSEGRMDAEAQRTINNIKRQGNPWGINRKEREKWRDNLPEEVEVPTLKELAKAAKKEEKEPEYDYLFWVSSMGSFDSRSQKVAMSFARLMTEAGIKFAILGNDERNSGDTPRRLGDEFTYQEIVENNIKQFEKYNVKKIVTIDPHAYNTFKKEYPDFGYEAEVYHHTELLAQWIKEGRIKPQHQVNETITYHDPCYLGRYNEVFDAPRNILRSIPGVTLVEMDRNRESSMCCGAGGGLMWMEETTGTRINVARTEQALQKEPTIIGAGCPYCLTMLSDGTKAIEVEDKVETLDIVEILERSVFGPKKAEQDNTSEQTEEVEVQEEVTQP; encoded by the coding sequence GTGAATACGTTATTAGTTATTAACTGGATTGCCTTCTTAGCTGTAACCGTTTACGGGATTGCGTTATTTGCTTATCTCGTAAAATCACGTGTCGAGTTTATTAAACTCGGAAAAAAAGCGGAATGGGATTACACAGTAAAAGAGCGTCTAAATAAAGTATGGATTTACGTATTTGGACAAAAGAAATTAATGAAAGACAAGAAAAGTGGAATCATGCACGTCATGATGTTCTACGGATTTTTGCTCGTTCAATTTGGAGCAATTGATTTTATTTGGAAAGGGTTAAAACCGGAATCACACTTACCATTCGGTCCACTTTACCCAGGATTTACATTTTTCCAAGAAATCGTCACACTTGTTATTTTAGTGGCGGTATTAATGGCATACTATCGTCGTTACGTGGAAAAATTAGTCCGTTTAAAACGCGGTTGGAAAGCAGGCCTAGTGTTAATTTTTATCGGTACATTAATGCTTTCTGTATTACTAGGAAATGGTGCAGAAATCGTTTGGCATGATATGGAGTATTCTTGGACATCTCCTATCGCTAGTGTCATTGCGATGGCATTAGCACCGCTTGGAAAAACAGCTGCTATCGGTATCTTTTATGTAGCATGGTGGATTCATTTAGTAGTATTACTCACTTTCTTAGTTTATATACCACAAGGAAAGCATGCGCATTTAATTGCCGCTCCTGCGAACGTATATTTAGGCCCAACACATAAAGTTGGTCAATTATCAAAAATTGATTTCGAATCTGCAATGGCTGCGATGGAAGAATCAGAAGACGCAGAAGCAGAAGTAGAACAACCTAGCTTTGGTGTGGGTAAAGTAGAAGACTTTAATCAAAAACAATTGGTTGATTTATATTCGTGTGTAGAATGTGGTCGTTGTACAAGTATGTGTCCGGCAACAGGAACAGGAAAAATGTTATCACCAATGGATTTAATTATTAAAATCCGTGATCACTTAACGGAAAAAGGTGCAGCGGTAACAGGAAAACAACCTTGGGTACCGACATTTGCTTTTGCAAATACAGAAGGAAACCGACTTGCAAAACAAAGTGCATCCGATCCGCAATTTAAATATGAAATTAACTTAATCGGGGACGTTATCACAGAAGAAGAAATTTGGGCATGTACAACATGTCGTAACTGTGAAGATCAATGTCCAGTATTAAACGAACATGTAGATAAAATTATTGATTTACGTCGTTACCTCGTTCTTTCTGAAGGGCGTATGGATGCGGAAGCACAACGTACGATTAACAACATTAAACGTCAAGGAAACCCTTGGGGAATTAACCGTAAAGAACGTGAAAAATGGCGTGATAATCTTCCAGAAGAAGTAGAAGTACCAACATTAAAAGAATTAGCGAAAGCGGCGAAAAAAGAAGAAAAAGAGCCAGAGTACGATTACTTATTCTGGGTAAGTTCAATGGGTTCTTTTGATAGCCGTAGCCAAAAAGTAGCGATGAGCTTTGCTCGTTTAATGACAGAAGCAGGAATCAAGTTTGCTATTTTAGGAAACGACGAACGAAACTCAGGAGACACTCCACGTCGTTTAGGGGACGAATTTACGTACCAAGAAATTGTAGAAAACAACATTAAACAATTTGAGAAGTATAACGTGAAGAAAATCGTTACGATTGACCCTCACGCATACAATACATTCAAAAAAGAATATCCAGACTTTGGATATGAAGCAGAAGTATATCACCATACAGAATTATTAGCGCAATGGATCAAAGAAGGACGTATTAAACCGCAACATCAAGTCAACGAAACAATTACGTATCATGACCCATGTTACTTAGGACGCTACAACGAAGTGTTTGATGCTCCGCGTAACATTTTACGTTCTATTCCAGGCGTAACACTTGTAGAAATGGATCGCAATCGTGAAAGCAGTATGTGCTGTGGTGCTGGTGGAGGCTTAATGTGGATGGAAGAAACAACTGGTACACGTATTAACGTTGCGCGTACAGAACAAGCGCTTCAAAAAGAACCAACCATCATTGGTGCTGGCTGTCCGTACTGCTTAACAATGTTAAGTGACGGAACAAAAGCGATCGAAGTAGAAGACAAAGTCGAAACACTCGATATCGTCGAAATTTTAGAGCGTTCCGTATTTGGACCTAAAAAAGCAGAGCAAGATAACACCTCAGAACAAACAGAAGAAGTAGAAGTGCAAGAAGAAGTAACACAACCATAA
- a CDS encoding acyl-CoA dehydrogenase: MNFLLTEEQEMLRKMIRDFAENEIAPTAAERDENETFDRGIFEKMAELGLTGIPWEEKYGGAGMDFVSYVIAVEELSRVDSSIGVTLSAHISLGSWPIWKFGTEEQKQKFLRPLAEGKKMGAYALTEPGSGSDASNMKTIAKEDGDSYILNGSKIFITNGGEGDIYLVFAQTNPEAGHRGVTAFIVEKGTEGFKMGKKEKKLGIRSSPTYELIFEDCRVSKENILGEVGQGFKIAMMTLDGGRNGIAAQAVGIAQGALELATNYAKERVQFGKPIGRQQGVGFMLADMATKTEAARLLTYQAAWKEAQGLPYGKESAMSKLFAGDIAMEVTTDAVQVFGGYGYTKEYPVERFMRDAKITQIYEGTNEIQRLVISRMLLS; this comes from the coding sequence ATGAATTTTCTATTAACAGAAGAACAAGAAATGTTACGTAAAATGATTCGTGATTTCGCTGAAAACGAAATTGCTCCAACTGCTGCAGAACGTGATGAAAATGAAACATTCGACCGCGGCATTTTCGAAAAAATGGCGGAGTTAGGTCTTACAGGTATTCCATGGGAAGAAAAATACGGTGGCGCTGGCATGGATTTCGTAAGCTACGTAATCGCTGTGGAAGAATTATCTCGTGTAGACTCTTCTATCGGTGTAACACTTTCTGCACACATTTCATTAGGAAGCTGGCCAATTTGGAAATTTGGTACAGAAGAACAAAAACAAAAATTCCTTCGTCCATTAGCGGAAGGTAAAAAAATGGGTGCTTACGCATTAACAGAACCAGGCTCTGGTAGTGATGCAAGTAACATGAAAACAATCGCAAAAGAAGATGGCGATTCTTACATCTTAAACGGATCAAAAATCTTCATTACAAACGGTGGCGAAGGGGATATTTACCTCGTATTCGCACAAACAAACCCAGAAGCTGGTCACAGAGGTGTTACAGCGTTTATCGTGGAAAAAGGAACAGAAGGCTTCAAAATGGGTAAAAAAGAAAAGAAACTAGGTATTCGTTCATCTCCTACGTATGAATTAATTTTTGAAGACTGCCGCGTATCAAAAGAAAATATCTTAGGGGAAGTTGGCCAAGGCTTCAAAATCGCAATGATGACATTAGACGGCGGACGTAACGGTATCGCAGCACAAGCAGTAGGTATTGCACAAGGTGCATTAGAACTTGCTACAAACTACGCAAAAGAACGTGTACAATTCGGGAAACCAATTGGACGTCAACAAGGTGTAGGTTTCATGCTTGCTGATATGGCAACAAAAACAGAAGCAGCTCGTCTATTAACATACCAAGCAGCTTGGAAAGAAGCACAAGGTCTTCCATACGGTAAAGAAAGTGCGATGAGTAAATTATTCGCTGGTGATATTGCAATGGAAGTAACTACAGATGCGGTTCAAGTATTTGGTGGATACGGATATACGAAAGAATATCCAGTAGAACGTTTCATGCGTGATGCAAAAATTACACAAATTTATGAAGGTACGAATGAAATTCAACGACTTGTTATTTCACGTATGCTACTTTCATAA
- a CDS encoding DUF1934 domain-containing protein: MRAVQLLVKTTIRNGKEIETIEQNVRAMLYEKGRFVYVQYEEVISEQFPPIKTTLKVAENEMKIIRHGQVKMNQTFMENETTTGSYDAPFGQFHMTTNTTSYKQEWQENKEAGRIQLTYALQLNEQKVGVYTLDFTIREDQS; this comes from the coding sequence TTGAGAGCAGTTCAATTGCTTGTAAAAACAACGATTCGAAATGGCAAAGAAATCGAAACGATAGAACAAAACGTACGGGCGATGCTTTATGAAAAAGGTCGCTTTGTATACGTTCAATATGAAGAAGTCATCTCAGAACAATTTCCACCGATTAAAACGACGTTAAAAGTAGCGGAAAATGAGATGAAAATTATTCGTCATGGCCAAGTGAAAATGAATCAAACGTTTATGGAAAATGAAACGACAACTGGTTCTTATGACGCACCGTTCGGACAATTTCACATGACGACTAATACAACATCGTACAAACAAGAGTGGCAAGAAAACAAAGAAGCAGGACGGATTCAGCTCACGTATGCGTTACAATTAAACGAGCAAAAAGTAGGCGTGTATACGTTAGACTTTACGATTAGGGAGGATCAATCATGA